One Brassica napus cultivar Da-Ae chromosome A5, Da-Ae, whole genome shotgun sequence DNA window includes the following coding sequences:
- the LOC106450287 gene encoding ribosomal protein S14, mitochondrial-like, translated as MANLRGVLTNVSSYCQRSFSQPALLWRSAVKPPIQSRHISTTLAKQASKHSGTEQGVKRNSADHRRRLLAARFELRRKLYKAFCKDPELPSEMREKNRYKLSKLPRNSAFTRIRNRCVFTGRSRSVTELFRMSRICFRGLANKGELMGIKKSSW; from the coding sequence ATGGCCAATCTCCGAGGAGTCCTAACCAACGTCTCTTCCTACTGTCAACGCTCCTTCTCTCAACCAGCTCTGCTATGGCGATCCGCGGTCAAACCTCCGATCCAATCCAGACACATCTCCACAACTCTCGCGAAACAGGCGTCGAAACACAGCGGAACGGAGCAAGGCGTGAAGCGAAACAGCGCAGATCACAGACGTAGACTGCTCGCGGCGAGATTCGAGCTGAGAAGGAAGCTCTACAAAGCGTTTTGCAAGGATCCGGAGCTTCCCAGCGAAATGAGAGAGAAGAATCGTTACAAGCTGTCGAAGCTGCCGAGGAACAGTGCGTTTACGAGGATAAGGAACAGGTGCGTGTTCACTGGTCGGTCTAGGTCCGTGACGGAGCTGTTTCGGATGTCGAGAATCTGTTTCCGTGGGTTGGCGAATAAAGGGGAGTTGATGGGTATAAAGAAGTCGTCTTGGTAA
- the LOC106447492 gene encoding uncharacterized protein LOC106447492: MVLYNNDSCKLVSTLMLLVGLCVFAAASDGKTSPVEDGLVVNGDFETPPSNGFPDDAMVQDSTEIPSWRSDGTVELIKSGQKQGGMILIVPEGRHAVRLGNDAEISQELAVEKGFIYSVTFSAARTCAQLESLNVSVASDEPIASQTIDLQTLYSVQGWDPYAWAFEAVEDRVRLVFRNPGMEDDPTCGPIIDDIALKKLFTPDKPKGNAVVNGDFEEGPWMFRNTTLGVLLPTNLDEETSSLPGWTVESNRAVRFIDSDHFSVPEGKRAVELLSGKEGIISQMVETKANVPYKMSFSLGHAGDKCKEPLAVMAFAGDQAQNFHYMAQANSSFEVSELNFTAKADRTRIAFYSVYYNTRMDDMSSLCGPVIDDVRVWFSGSSRIGFGLPVLVLVLALVFI, translated from the exons ATGGTGCTTTACAACAATGATAGTTGCAAATTGGTTTCCACTCTAATGCTTCTGGTTGGTCTCTGCGTCTTCGCTGCAGCCTCCGACGGCAAAACTTCGCCGGTCGAAGACG GCTTGGTGGTTAACGGCGACTTCGAGACTCCACCATCAAACGGCTTCCCTGATGACGCCATGGTCCAAGACTCCACCGAGATCCCTAGCTGGCGATCTGACGGCACCGTGGAGCTAATAAAGTCCGGTCAAAAACAAGGAGGGATGATCTTGATCGTTCCCGAGGGACGCCACGCCGTGAGGTTAGGAAACGATGCAGAGATCAGCCAAGAACTCGCGGTGGAGAAAGGTTTTATCTACTCCGTCACGTTCAGCGCCGCACGCACGTGTGCGCAGCTCGAGTCGCTGAACGTGTCGGTGGCTTCAGATGAGCCCATCGCGTCGCAGACCATTGACCTGCAAACGCTTTACAGCGTTCAAGGGTGGGACCCTTATGCTTGGGCGTTTGAAGCGGTTGAGGATCGTGTCCGGTTGGTGTTTAGGAATCCTGGTATGGAGGATGATCCTACTTGTGGCCCAATCATCGATGACATCGCCCTCAAGAAACTCTTCACTCCTGATAAACCCAAAG GCAATGCTGTAGTTAACGGAGATTTCGAAGAAGGTCCATGGATGTTCAGAAACACGACCCTAGGTGTTCTCCTTCCGACAAACCTCGACGAAGAAACCTCCTCTCTTCCCGGCTGGACCGTCGAATCAAACCGTGCAGTCCGGTTCATCGACTCAGACCACTTCTCGGTCCCTGAGGGAAAGCGAGCGGTGGAGCTTCTATCGGGCAAAGAAGGCATAATCTCTCAAATGGTTGAGACAAAGGCCAACGTACCGTACAAGATGTCTTTCTCCTTAGGTCACGCAGGCGACAAGTGCAAGGAGCCTCTGGCCGTAATGGCGTTTGCTGGCGATCAAGCGCAGAACTTTCACTACATGGCGCAAGCGAACTCTAGTTTCGAAGTCTCCGAGTTGAATTTCACGGCGAAGGCGGACCGTACGAGGATTGCTTTCTACAGCGTTTATTACAATACTAGGATGGACGATATGAGCTCCTTGTGTGGGCCTGTGATTGATGACGTCAGGGTTTGGTTCTCCGGGTCTAGTAGAATTGGTTTTGGGCTTCCGGTTTTGGTTCTGGTTCTCGCATTGGTTTTTATCTAG